The following are from one region of the [Limnothrix rosea] IAM M-220 genome:
- a CDS encoding TIGR04282 family arsenosugar biosynthesis glycosyltransferase: MTHPNHLIIFTRYPIPGTTKTRLIPALGAAGAAALQKQLTEHTLEQVSGLTADVTIYFSGGGLLQMQAWLGEHWRFKLQRGKGLGDRLIHSIQQSKKNDYQRTVVIGIDCPEITAEILEEAFVALEQHDVVLGEATDGGYYLIGLQQLIPELFQDMAWGIDTVLTETLRRTAKLNLSTKILRPLNDIDYPEDLAIWEKVKAAKVTSTAE, from the coding sequence ATGACCCACCCTAATCACCTGATTATTTTCACGCGTTACCCGATTCCCGGCACAACGAAAACGCGGCTAATTCCAGCCTTAGGAGCAGCAGGGGCAGCGGCGCTACAAAAACAGCTGACGGAGCACACTTTAGAGCAAGTTTCTGGCTTAACCGCAGATGTCACGATTTATTTTTCGGGGGGAGGTTTGCTGCAAATGCAAGCTTGGCTTGGGGAGCATTGGCGGTTTAAACTTCAACGAGGAAAGGGTTTAGGCGATCGCCTGATCCACTCGATTCAACAGAGCAAAAAAAATGATTATCAACGCACTGTAGTGATTGGCATCGACTGCCCAGAAATTACAGCCGAAATTTTAGAGGAAGCATTTGTGGCATTAGAGCAACATGATGTCGTGTTGGGAGAAGCGACTGACGGTGGCTACTATCTCATTGGTTTACAACAACTGATCCCAGAATTATTTCAAGATATGGCATGGGGCATCGATACTGTTTTGACGGAAACTTTGCGGCGCACAGCAAAACTAAATCTTTCTACTAAAATTTTGCGCCCTTTAAATGATATTGACTATCCCGAAGACTTAGCGATTTGGGAAAAAGTGAAAGCTGCAAAGGTTACATCAACCGCTGAATAA
- a CDS encoding diguanylate cyclase, which produces MPVILIVFLTLIIIGLLIVLRKLKNENAELKLKVAEDLEFLQQMRTKDPLTQVLSRQHFMPLVEQEFQRGKRNQQPMSLIACDLDLFQQYNEAYGQIVGDECLYGIAQVIDRNVKRAGECVCRMGSEEFWILLPNVTETKAIGLAKIIQEQVRKLAIPYEGSPIAPYVTVSMGIVSFIPTAEDDLSVWLRSVEIAAAKAVEEGGDRYHVAS; this is translated from the coding sequence ATGCCTGTCATTTTGATTGTTTTTTTGACTTTAATCATCATTGGTTTATTGATCGTTCTGCGTAAACTCAAGAATGAAAATGCGGAGTTAAAGCTTAAGGTTGCGGAAGATCTCGAATTTCTCCAACAAATGAGAACGAAAGATCCACTCACGCAGGTTTTGTCGCGGCAACATTTTATGCCCCTTGTAGAGCAGGAGTTTCAGCGGGGTAAACGGAATCAACAACCAATGTCATTAATTGCCTGTGATTTAGACCTTTTCCAGCAATATAACGAAGCCTATGGACAGATTGTGGGGGATGAATGTCTTTATGGGATCGCCCAGGTCATTGATCGCAATGTGAAGCGGGCTGGGGAATGTGTGTGTCGCATGGGGAGCGAGGAATTTTGGATTTTGTTGCCGAACGTTACTGAAACTAAAGCTATTGGTTTAGCTAAAATTATTCAAGAACAGGTTCGTAAATTAGCGATACCCTATGAGGGTTCTCCCATAGCGCCCTACGTCACTGTCAGTATGGGCATTGTGAGTTTTATTCCCACGGCAGAAGATGACCTTTCTGTTTGGCTTAGATCGGTTGAGATTGCTGCAGCTAAGGCTGTAGAAGAGGGCGGCGATCGCTACCATGTTGCGTCTTAG
- a CDS encoding Mini-ribonuclease 3 — protein MFTPSISDEHLKQLSPTALAYVGDAVYELFIRCHYLTPPNRIRTHHQRVVDEVKAETQAAYLNIWEPTLQALELDIVRRGRNTASGKPKRVSIDIYKRATGFEALVGYLYLTNQERLTELLALLPLKQL, from the coding sequence TTGTTTACTCCATCAATCTCTGATGAGCATCTCAAGCAGTTATCTCCCACAGCATTAGCCTATGTGGGAGATGCTGTTTATGAACTATTTATCCGCTGCCATTACCTCACGCCACCGAATCGGATTCGCACCCACCATCAACGGGTGGTCGATGAAGTTAAAGCAGAAACCCAAGCGGCGTATCTCAATATTTGGGAGCCGACATTACAGGCTCTAGAGCTTGATATTGTCCGGCGCGGCAGGAATACAGCATCGGGCAAACCGAAGCGAGTTAGCATAGACATTTATAAGCGTGCCACTGGCTTTGAAGCTTTAGTCGGTTATTTGTATTTAACAAATCAAGAACGCCTCACAGAATTATTGGCACTTTTACCGCTAAAACAACTTTAG
- a CDS encoding M48 family metallopeptidase yields MSESQDPLSDQPWSDRNKPPETKELITLGGMFLCLIILLIWLLNFAVNWLIVQMPVSWEQQLGQAIVKAYEPQSLDSPQQDKLNELVNDLEAHISPDSKAYRDYQVLYIPTEVVNAGAIPGDTILVYQGLLDQMGSENELMMVLGHEIGHFANRDHLRSIGKALVIRTVISSIFGDVTFIADAAQIISSTRFSQAQEKEADQYGLDLLYKNYDQVAGATDFFARLSENAGANWDFLASHPAPAKRVTALEQLIAAKDYPIGEYTPLPEMLKES; encoded by the coding sequence ATGAGCGAATCCCAAGACCCCCTCTCTGATCAGCCATGGAGCGATCGCAACAAGCCTCCGGAAACCAAAGAACTCATTACTCTCGGTGGGATGTTTCTTTGTCTGATTATTTTATTAATTTGGCTATTAAATTTTGCCGTAAACTGGCTAATTGTCCAAATGCCCGTGAGCTGGGAACAGCAACTCGGTCAGGCGATCGTCAAAGCCTACGAACCCCAATCCCTCGACTCGCCCCAGCAAGACAAACTTAACGAATTAGTCAACGATTTAGAAGCGCATATTTCCCCAGACTCCAAAGCCTATCGTGATTACCAAGTGCTTTACATTCCCACAGAAGTGGTGAACGCTGGCGCAATTCCGGGAGATACAATTCTGGTTTACCAAGGCTTACTTGACCAAATGGGATCGGAAAATGAACTCATGATGGTATTGGGTCATGAAATTGGTCACTTCGCCAATCGCGACCATCTCCGCAGTATCGGTAAAGCTTTGGTGATTCGCACCGTGATTTCTAGTATTTTCGGTGATGTGACTTTTATTGCCGATGCCGCTCAGATTATTAGCAGTACTCGTTTTTCCCAAGCCCAAGAAAAAGAAGCTGATCAATACGGCTTAGATTTGCTCTATAAAAACTATGACCAAGTCGCGGGAGCAACGGACTTTTTTGCGCGTCTCTCAGAAAATGCTGGTGCAAATTGGGATTTTCTCGCTAGCCATCCAGCCCCGGCCAAACGGGTTACGGCTTTGGAGCAACTGATTGCGGCCAAGGATTATCCCATTGGGGAATACACACCTTTACCGGAAATGCTCAAGGAGTCCTAG
- a CDS encoding mechanosensitive ion channel family protein has product MFFSQVPVDTSQISGIVSTLQTQLTGLALKLGGAILLWLVASWLIRKSTGLLSRLLQRQQIDATLIRYLVNFIGVMLNVVLVVAILGYFGIETTSFAALLAAAGIAIGAAWSGLLANFAAGVFLILFRPFAVGDFIEAGGVIGTVKEIGLFVTAIDTMDNVRTIVGNNTIFAGNIQNFSANPYRRVDLVAQLNHSVAPDQAIALLQENLAKIPNIMQDPAPDVEILEFNLAGPVLAVRPYCNNDHYWQVYFDTNKVIRESFGEAGYPTPENHYALRQVS; this is encoded by the coding sequence ATGTTTTTTTCTCAAGTTCCCGTTGATACCTCCCAAATTTCGGGTATTGTCAGCACTTTACAAACACAGTTAACAGGGCTTGCTTTAAAGCTGGGTGGCGCAATCCTGCTTTGGCTCGTCGCAAGTTGGCTAATTCGCAAATCTACAGGTTTGCTATCTCGTCTCCTCCAACGCCAACAAATTGATGCAACCCTCATTCGCTATCTCGTCAACTTCATTGGGGTAATGCTCAATGTTGTTTTAGTTGTTGCGATTTTGGGATATTTTGGCATCGAAACGACATCTTTTGCGGCTTTATTAGCGGCAGCTGGTATTGCCATTGGTGCAGCATGGAGCGGTCTACTCGCGAACTTTGCGGCGGGTGTCTTCTTGATCCTGTTTCGTCCTTTTGCTGTGGGAGATTTTATCGAAGCTGGTGGGGTTATCGGTACGGTTAAGGAGATTGGTCTCTTCGTGACGGCGATCGATACGATGGATAATGTGCGCACCATTGTCGGCAACAATACTATTTTTGCTGGCAATATTCAAAACTTCTCGGCGAATCCCTATCGGCGTGTTGATCTTGTGGCACAACTGAATCATAGTGTTGCTCCTGATCAGGCGATCGCCCTCCTTCAGGAAAACCTCGCTAAGATTCCGAATATCATGCAAGATCCTGCCCCTGATGTAGAGATTTTAGAGTTTAACCTTGCGGGGCCAGTGTTAGCGGTGAGACCCTATTGCAATAATGATCATTACTGGCAAGTTTATTTTGATACCAACAAAGTGATTCGTGAATCCTTCGGAGAAGCTGGTTATCCGACACCAGAAAATCACTATGCTCTACGGCAGGTTTCTTAG
- a CDS encoding DUF1816 domain-containing protein yields MKELLTTLLDIVGLAYWLEITTEQPECTYYFGPFASREEAVSAQSGYLEDLANEGAENIRVNLKRCSTPKELTIFDDGTVKKNLVPAFS; encoded by the coding sequence ATGAAAGAACTTTTAACTACACTCTTAGATATCGTCGGCCTTGCTTACTGGCTAGAAATTACGACAGAACAACCAGAATGCACCTACTACTTTGGTCCCTTCGCTAGTCGAGAAGAGGCCGTTTCTGCCCAGTCAGGCTACCTAGAAGATTTAGCCAACGAAGGTGCAGAAAATATTCGAGTTAACCTCAAACGTTGCTCTACTCCCAAAGAATTGACTATTTTTGATGACGGCACAGTAAAAAAAAATCTAGTCCCGGCGTTTAGCTAA
- a CDS encoding STAS domain-containing protein, whose protein sequence is MTVSLRGTYEVVDNQYQIFRLTGLLDAFSEPVFTSVIKERIDAKPSTIILSLAQIDFVDSSGIGALVQLVKYTQNAGGTMQVVTNPRVTQTVKLVRLEKFLSLRNSIDEAIANLNKK, encoded by the coding sequence TTGACGGTAAGTTTGAGAGGCACTTACGAAGTCGTCGATAATCAATATCAAATTTTTCGCTTAACGGGCTTACTAGATGCCTTTTCCGAGCCTGTTTTTACGTCTGTGATCAAAGAGCGGATTGATGCGAAACCAAGCACAATTATTTTATCTCTAGCACAAATTGACTTTGTGGATAGCTCCGGCATTGGTGCCCTTGTTCAGCTGGTGAAATACACACAAAATGCTGGCGGCACTATGCAGGTGGTGACAAATCCTCGTGTTACCCAAACTGTAAAGTTAGTGCGTTTGGAGAAATTCCTCTCCCTCCGCAACTCTATTGATGAGGCGATCGCCAACCTCAATAAAAAGTGA
- a CDS encoding fructosamine kinase family protein → MSGFWQDIASHITAVTGHKFELETQGSVGGGCINEGYKITGLGQQYFVKLNRPNQSEMFAAEALGLQQMKATDSILVPQPICWGETQSNSYIVLEWLELGSGGASAWQEMGRKLAAMHRAGGSEQFGWDRNNTIGSTPQINTWCDDWAEFWAETRIGYQLRLANRRGGGFPDAKLVMARIRDILQDVMPQPALVHGDLWSGNAAIAADGTPVIFDPAAYYGDREVDIAMTELFGGFPPSFYQGYNEVWPLDAGYGDRKDLYNLYHVLNHFNLFGGGYGSQAKRIIQRLM, encoded by the coding sequence ATGAGTGGTTTCTGGCAAGATATTGCGAGCCATATTACAGCTGTGACGGGCCATAAATTTGAGCTGGAAACTCAAGGTTCTGTTGGTGGTGGCTGTATTAATGAGGGTTACAAAATTACGGGGCTTGGTCAACAATATTTTGTCAAACTCAATCGTCCGAATCAATCGGAAATGTTTGCAGCTGAAGCTCTCGGTTTACAGCAGATGAAGGCGACGGATAGTATTCTCGTGCCTCAACCGATTTGTTGGGGGGAAACCCAAAGTAATAGCTATATCGTTTTAGAGTGGTTAGAGCTGGGTTCTGGTGGGGCGAGTGCTTGGCAGGAGATGGGACGAAAACTGGCGGCCATGCACAGGGCTGGTGGCTCGGAGCAGTTTGGCTGGGATCGCAATAACACTATTGGCTCAACGCCGCAAATTAATACTTGGTGTGATGATTGGGCGGAGTTTTGGGCTGAAACTCGCATTGGCTATCAGCTGCGTTTGGCAAATCGTCGGGGGGGTGGCTTTCCGGATGCGAAACTGGTGATGGCTAGGATTCGGGATATTCTTCAGGATGTTATGCCTCAACCGGCTTTAGTGCATGGGGATTTGTGGTCTGGGAATGCGGCGATCGCCGCCGATGGTACACCAGTGATTTTTGATCCGGCAGCCTATTACGGAGATCGAGAAGTTGATATTGCGATGACCGAATTATTTGGGGGATTTCCGCCTAGTTTTTATCAGGGCTACAACGAAGTTTGGCCATTGGACGCTGGCTACGGCGATCGCAAAGATTTGTACAATCTTTACCACGTGCTGAATCACTTTAATTTGTTTGGTGGTGGCTATGGCTCCCAAGCAAAACGGATTATTCAGCGGTTGATGTAA
- the glyQ gene encoding glycine--tRNA ligase subunit alpha has product MSLNFQSIIATLNQFWSDRGCLIAQPYDTEKGAGTMSHHTFLRAIGPEPWSVAYVEPCRRPTDGRYGENPNRVQHYYQYQVIIKPSPDNIQEIYIESLKALGIHPEDHDIRFVEDNWESPTLGAWGVGWEVWLDGMEITQFTYFQQCGGIDCRPVCIEITYGLERLAMYLQEVDAITKIRWNDTTNYGDIFLQSEIEQCTYNFEASNPDLLFKLFALYEEEAQQLIEKELVMPALDYVLKCSHSFNLLDARGVIAVAERTRYIGRIRNMARQVAHLYLAQREELGFPLAPEAIAK; this is encoded by the coding sequence GTGTCGTTAAATTTTCAATCTATCATCGCCACATTAAATCAGTTTTGGAGCGATCGCGGCTGTCTCATCGCCCAGCCCTACGACACAGAAAAAGGGGCAGGCACCATGAGTCACCATACATTTTTGCGGGCGATCGGACCGGAGCCTTGGTCTGTCGCCTATGTTGAGCCCTGTCGCCGCCCTACCGATGGACGCTACGGCGAAAATCCAAATCGCGTCCAGCATTATTATCAGTATCAAGTCATCATCAAACCATCACCGGATAATATTCAAGAGATTTATATTGAGTCCCTGAAGGCGCTGGGGATCCATCCTGAGGATCATGACATTCGCTTTGTCGAGGACAACTGGGAATCGCCAACTCTCGGCGCATGGGGTGTGGGCTGGGAAGTTTGGCTGGATGGTATGGAAATTACGCAATTCACCTATTTTCAGCAGTGTGGCGGTATTGACTGCCGTCCTGTTTGTATTGAGATTACCTATGGTTTAGAGCGTTTGGCGATGTATCTGCAAGAGGTGGATGCCATCACAAAAATTCGCTGGAATGACACCACAAATTACGGTGATATTTTCCTCCAAAGTGAGATTGAGCAATGTACTTACAATTTTGAAGCGTCTAATCCAGATTTACTGTTTAAGTTGTTTGCATTGTATGAGGAGGAAGCCCAGCAGTTGATTGAGAAAGAGCTGGTGATGCCTGCTTTGGATTATGTTTTGAAATGCTCTCATTCGTTTAATTTGCTGGATGCTCGTGGTGTGATTGCGGTGGCGGAGCGCACGCGTTATATCGGTCGTATTCGGAATATGGCGCGGCAGGTGGCTCATCTTTATCTTGCGCAGCGGGAAGAGTTGGGTTTTCCCCTCGCTCCGGAGGCGATCGCCAAATAG
- the rdgB gene encoding RdgB/HAM1 family non-canonical purine NTP pyrophosphatase, translating into MAVLVVATGNPGKVAEMQEYLHDTAWNLQLKPPELEIEETGTTFLENAELKASQVAKALGQWAIADDSGLAVDALGGAPGLYSARYGKTNQDRIDRLLKDLGENPNRRAKFICAVAIARPDGTIAAKAEGECPGEILREMQGDGGFGYDPIFYVPEYQQTFAEMSGELKNRISHRGKAFEKILPQVTALGNEQV; encoded by the coding sequence ATGGCAGTGCTTGTTGTGGCGACGGGCAATCCGGGTAAAGTCGCTGAGATGCAGGAGTATCTCCACGATACAGCTTGGAATTTGCAGCTCAAGCCACCGGAATTAGAGATTGAAGAAACTGGGACAACCTTTCTCGAAAATGCGGAACTAAAGGCTTCTCAGGTGGCAAAGGCTCTGGGGCAGTGGGCGATCGCCGACGATTCGGGTTTGGCGGTAGATGCCCTAGGTGGTGCGCCGGGCTTGTATTCGGCACGGTATGGCAAAACTAATCAAGATCGCATTGACCGATTGCTCAAGGACTTAGGAGAAAATCCTAACCGACGGGCAAAATTTATCTGTGCGGTGGCGATCGCCCGACCAGATGGCACCATTGCCGCGAAAGCTGAAGGGGAATGTCCCGGCGAAATTTTACGGGAAATGCAAGGGGATGGCGGCTTTGGCTACGACCCAATTTTCTATGTGCCAGAATATCAACAGACCTTCGCAGAGATGTCTGGGGAGCTAAAAAATCGCATTAGTCACCGCGGCAAAGCCTTCGAGAAAATACTGCCGCAGGTGACTGCCCTCGGCAACGAACAAGTTTAG
- a CDS encoding ribonucleotide-diphosphate reductase subunit beta, producing the protein MPTNPIFNPDGNDDVSHRSVWFGETTNLMQLNDVRYSWAVGLYQQMRENFWIPQKLDITQDVTDYWNLTSEERRAFDGILSYLTFLDSVQTCNLPHIKSSITAPEISLCMAEQISQEGMHNQSYQYMIETIIPSERRNHVYEFWRTDKVLRDRCEYIAGFYQRYIDSPTPENYFMALLADYMLESMYFYNGFIFFYNLASRMLMPGSADIFKMINRDELSHVRLFQKLIPEAMQTFTYSEDMIYEMFDRAVQYECQWTNHIVGNDILGITEQSTEVYTKYLANMRLKAIGLKPIYEGDLYKKSPYRHLERFSDTKKAGNTKANFFEAGVTSYVMSSGVTGWDEI; encoded by the coding sequence ATGCCCACCAATCCCATCTTTAATCCCGATGGCAATGACGACGTTAGTCACCGCTCTGTGTGGTTCGGCGAAACAACAAACCTAATGCAACTGAACGATGTGCGTTACTCGTGGGCGGTTGGTTTGTATCAACAGATGCGTGAAAATTTCTGGATCCCGCAGAAGCTGGATATTACCCAAGATGTTACGGATTATTGGAATTTAACGTCTGAGGAGCGGCGGGCTTTTGACGGAATTTTGAGCTATCTGACGTTTCTCGATTCGGTTCAGACCTGTAATCTGCCCCACATTAAAAGTTCGATTACCGCCCCAGAAATTAGCCTCTGTATGGCGGAGCAAATTTCCCAAGAGGGCATGCACAACCAGTCCTATCAATACATGATCGAGACGATTATTCCCAGTGAGCGCCGTAATCATGTGTATGAATTTTGGCGGACGGATAAAGTGTTGCGGGATCGCTGTGAATATATTGCGGGTTTCTATCAGCGCTATATCGATAGCCCCACACCCGAGAACTATTTCATGGCGCTTCTCGCCGACTACATGTTGGAAAGCATGTATTTCTACAACGGCTTTATCTTTTTCTATAACCTCGCATCTCGGATGTTGATGCCCGGCTCTGCGGACATTTTTAAAATGATTAACCGCGATGAACTGAGTCATGTGCGCCTTTTCCAGAAGCTCATTCCAGAGGCAATGCAGACCTTTACCTATTCAGAAGACATGATCTATGAAATGTTTGATCGTGCTGTGCAATATGAGTGCCAGTGGACAAATCATATTGTCGGTAATGATATTTTGGGGATCACTGAGCAAAGTACGGAAGTTTATACGAAGTATTTAGCAAATATGCGCCTCAAGGCCATCGGTCTTAAGCCTATCTACGAAGGTGATCTCTATAAGAAGAGTCCCTATCGCCATTTAGAGCGATTTTCTGATACGAAGAAGGCGGGCAATACGAAGGCCAACTTCTTTGAGGCTGGGGTGACTAGCTATGTCATGTCTTCTGGTGTGACGGGTTGGGACGAAATCTAG
- a CDS encoding high light inducible protein, protein MATKMKGGIVDEQGKMNNFAIEPNIVVEENTRVGFTEYAEKFNGRAAMIGFASLLLLEVFTGHGVIGIFQ, encoded by the coding sequence ATGGCTACCAAAATGAAAGGCGGCATCGTTGACGAGCAAGGCAAAATGAACAATTTTGCGATCGAGCCCAACATTGTTGTGGAAGAAAACACCCGTGTTGGCTTCACTGAATACGCGGAAAAGTTTAACGGTCGCGCTGCAATGATCGGCTTTGCTTCCTTGTTGCTCCTCGAAGTTTTCACTGGCCATGGCGTAATCGGTATTTTCCAGTAG
- a CDS encoding GH116 family glycosyl hydrolase, whose translation MKLLVQPPSIPDCAWQRPIGLGWENPYTVRYASNLDDGPWHGMPLGGFGAGCIGRSPRGDFNLWHLDAGEHTFRNAGACQFSVYEQTEEGDVQAYAMATEAPDDGTLESWEWYPTEKGTYSALYPRSWYEYKDVFNVELTCEQFTPIIAESYQETSYPTAVFEWSAHNPTDKPITVSIMMSWQNMVGWFTKATKVPQVELRDDGSPVYEYQSRWGDSTGNLNQWIQDRYRVGCLLTRVRPHDQISEGEGQICFATVTNPTLEVFYHNRWNPSGDGRDVWDYFAANGSLPDVEDETPASPGEQIAGAIAVRFTVRPGRTKKIPFFLAWDFPVMEFAPDITYFRRYTDFFGRSGHNVWSIIRTAMKHSDLWKERIEEWQKPFLSDKNLPDWLKMALCNELYLLTQGGSLWTAATEDDPVGQFGILECLEYRWYESLDVRMYGSFALAMLWPKLDKSILEAFARAIPSSDDTQRAIGYNKLMGYENFMAPRKRAGATPHDLGAPNEHPWEATNYTAYQDCNLWKDLGSDFVLQVYRDYVMTGSKDTEFLWSCWEGVVQALDYLKTFDLDCDGIPENGGSPDQTFDDWKLKGISAYCGGLWIAALEAAIAIAEVLKNNRSIYEAHQNQVTPEEFDAAIAKYQDWLAKSRPLYQDTLWTGSYYKLDSGTESKVVMSDQLCGEFYTQLLKLPNVNPGDRTETTINTIYDACYLKFHDGKFGAANGLNPDGTPEKADDTHPLEVWTGINFGIAAFMIQQGMKDEALKMTEAVVHQVYSNGLQFRTPEAITANNTFRASHYLRAMGIWAVYHALK comes from the coding sequence ATGAAGCTACTTGTGCAACCCCCCTCTATCCCTGATTGTGCATGGCAACGTCCCATTGGTTTGGGCTGGGAAAATCCTTATACGGTGCGTTATGCGAGCAATCTTGATGATGGGCCTTGGCATGGGATGCCCCTCGGTGGGTTTGGGGCGGGTTGTATCGGGCGATCGCCGCGCGGTGACTTTAATCTGTGGCATTTAGACGCGGGCGAACATACTTTTCGCAATGCAGGTGCTTGCCAATTTAGCGTTTATGAACAGACCGAAGAGGGTGATGTGCAAGCCTACGCGATGGCGACGGAAGCGCCAGACGACGGCACATTAGAGAGTTGGGAGTGGTATCCGACGGAAAAAGGAACCTACTCGGCGTTGTATCCCCGCAGTTGGTATGAGTACAAAGATGTTTTTAATGTGGAGCTGACCTGCGAACAGTTTACGCCCATCATCGCGGAGAGTTATCAGGAGACCAGTTATCCCACCGCCGTTTTTGAATGGTCTGCCCATAATCCCACCGATAAGCCGATCACCGTCAGCATTATGATGAGCTGGCAGAATATGGTGGGCTGGTTTACGAAGGCAACAAAAGTCCCCCAAGTGGAATTGCGCGACGACGGCTCGCCGGTTTATGAATATCAATCGCGGTGGGGCGATAGTACTGGCAACCTTAATCAATGGATTCAAGATCGGTATCGCGTCGGTTGCTTGTTAACCCGCGTGCGTCCCCATGATCAGATTAGTGAAGGGGAAGGGCAAATTTGTTTTGCGACGGTCACAAATCCCACCCTCGAAGTTTTTTATCACAACCGCTGGAACCCTTCTGGTGATGGTCGTGATGTTTGGGATTACTTTGCGGCGAATGGTTCGTTGCCCGATGTAGAAGATGAAACGCCTGCCTCCCCCGGTGAACAAATCGCTGGGGCGATCGCCGTGCGGTTTACGGTCAGACCCGGCAGAACGAAAAAGATTCCCTTTTTCCTTGCATGGGATTTTCCGGTCATGGAATTTGCGCCGGATATTACCTATTTTCGACGCTATACCGATTTCTTCGGGCGTAGTGGCCATAATGTTTGGTCGATTATTCGCACCGCCATGAAGCACAGTGACCTCTGGAAAGAGCGCATTGAAGAATGGCAAAAACCCTTTTTGAGCGACAAAAATCTGCCCGACTGGCTAAAAATGGCGCTATGCAATGAACTGTATTTGCTGACCCAAGGTGGCAGTTTATGGACAGCGGCAACGGAAGATGATCCGGTTGGGCAATTTGGTATTTTAGAATGTCTAGAATATCGCTGGTACGAAAGCCTCGATGTACGCATGTATGGCTCCTTTGCTTTGGCAATGTTGTGGCCGAAACTCGATAAATCTATCCTCGAAGCCTTTGCCCGTGCCATTCCCAGTAGCGATGATACCCAGCGGGCGATCGGCTACAACAAACTCATGGGCTACGAGAATTTTATGGCTCCCCGTAAGCGGGCTGGCGCAACCCCCCATGATCTTGGCGCACCGAATGAACATCCGTGGGAAGCGACAAATTATACCGCCTACCAAGATTGCAATCTTTGGAAAGATCTCGGTTCAGATTTTGTGTTGCAGGTTTATCGCGACTATGTAATGACTGGCTCGAAGGATACAGAATTTCTCTGGTCTTGTTGGGAAGGGGTGGTGCAAGCGCTGGATTATCTCAAAACCTTTGACCTCGACTGTGATGGCATTCCCGAAAATGGCGGTTCCCCCGACCAAACCTTTGATGACTGGAAACTTAAAGGCATCAGTGCCTATTGCGGCGGTTTATGGATTGCAGCGCTAGAGGCGGCGATCGCCATTGCAGAGGTACTAAAAAATAATCGCAGTATTTACGAAGCACACCAAAATCAAGTCACCCCTGAAGAATTCGACGCGGCGATCGCCAAATATCAAGACTGGCTCGCGAAATCCCGACCCTTATACCAAGACACCCTTTGGACAGGTAGCTATTACAAACTCGATAGCGGCACAGAGTCGAAAGTAGTGATGTCAGACCAACTTTGTGGCGAATTTTATACTCAGCTTTTAAAACTACCGAACGTCAATCCCGGCGATCGCACCGAAACCACAATCAATACAATTTACGATGCCTGCTATCTCAAATTTCACGACGGCAAATTCGGTGCAGCAAACGGTCTGAATCCCGACGGCACGCCCGAAAAAGCCGACGACACCCATCCCCTCGAAGTGTGGACTGGCATTAATTTTGGCATTGCTGCTTTTATGATTCAGCAAGGCATGAAAGACGAAGCCCTCAAAATGACCGAAGCCGTCGTCCATCAGGTTTACTCTAACGGTCTGCAATTCCGTACCCCTGAAGCCATTACCGCGAATAATACTTTCCGAGCCAGCCATTATTTACGTGCCATGGGTATTTGGGCTGTATATCATGCGCTCAAGTAA